gtgtgggattaatctatagttctagtttagacaagcatgtaggatttataaccgttagaaaggtatcttattgtcttaacttaggcaggcgtgcaagagttataacctttagaaatgttatctcgaaaatgactgctgcctttgatgtgaagtatgtggaccatagcatgtagccatggtgaagcaagatttgtaaaagggtataaaactgtgtaagattcactaaggggttgggactttgactttggacgctagtcctcaggtccccgggccctgaataaagcaccgcacaaaacaactttgttgatttgtgttttactctttgggatcgggcagcagttTTTGGCGACCGCGGCAGGACTCCGGAGGTGGCTGGGGCGGTTCGCGAGCTGATCCACTCCACGCCGGCACCAGGTGATTCCTGGGGAGTCATCGACCCGCGCCCGACCCCGCGCCTGACGGACAACTGTAACAGGTAAGCCCGaaggtgctttattatttggtttaggtGCCTGCCTGATAAGTCGAGGCGGCGATCCTCGCAGGGTTGGGCAGAAGACGTCTCTGGTTGGTAAAGCCTAGGCGCCGACCGTTAGACGCGGCGAAAGCTGCGCAGGATCGGCACTTGCCCCTCGCGGTGTCGAGAAGTGGCAAGTTTGGTTGGttattggtttattggttagtaatttgataatcactgtctgttggtttgttggttgataatttgataatcagtgtctgttagtttgttggttgatgatttgataatcagtgtctgttggtttgttggttaataattCGATAATCAGTATccgttggtttattggttaataatttgataatcaataTCTGTTGTAGCCGTGACTgttggaagtgtgtttgtgagatagtattgtgtgattgtgttatTATGATGCCATTTAAAACGTTTAAAGCTTTGGTTCAATCTAATGAAAAGGTTCCGGAAAATACTCCGTTAGGATGTTTGTTGGGgcgttggaaaagagaagggttccatcaagagttaaaaagggaaaggatgattgaTTATTGTAATCATTGGTGGCCACAATATGAAACTGGAAGTTTGGGGTGGCCCCTTAATGGGTCTATTGACCCTGGTGTGATATCCccgttaatgcagtttttacgggaaaatgaaaaatgggatgagattccttatttggatttgttttataccctaaaaggcaaacccgaatggcagaaagaatgtggtattatggtattacaggtagaggaacaaaattgtcaaggttgtaggcaaaggaataggtgtaatggttgtttgacaaagctgacaagccaggaagaggacctatctttgcttgtagctcctagtgcccctcctgcagaattagcttcggaagaggaagatagtgataaagaagaaagagaaataatacaaaccccagaaatggggaagggctcccaggaatcgataataccttgtcctggggagccatctCCCGGTCATACCCGTAATATACCGAGAACCCctattgcagaaagaactagacaagggaggaaaaatagggaaaaaccccaactgatagcccctttaagggaagctatgggacctcagggtgagaaggtgtttattaaagtcccgttctcacctggggatctgataatttggaaacaagcagcagggtcATACCGGGAGGATCCGGACAAGGTTGCTCGAGtggtaaaaatgataataaaaacacaaaatcctgattggaatgatttacaggtgttACTAGATACCTTGATGGATTCAACCGAGAAAGAGATGGTGTTACGGGCAATGACAGAACGAGCCAGGGAAATGTTGAGGGTACAAATGATGGATGGAACTCTAAATGACTTGGTCCCGAGAGAGGACCCCGGGTGGGATCCTAACACCAGtcggggttggaaaagacttcaagtttatcaagaattaataatagaagGGATTAGAACGGGGATGCCAAAAACAATGAATTGGTCAAAACTGTATTCCATAAGACAGGATAAAAGTGAGTCCCCGTCAGCATTCCTGGAGCGGCTGAAGGAAACTGCACGCAGATTTACTAATTTAGAGGTtgatggggaggcagggaaattacagttggctttgatttttatggggcAATCTCAggatgatattaggaaaaagctgcaaaagttaGAAGGGGAGGACACTCGGAACCTAGAGAAAATGCTAGAAGTGGCATGGAAGGTAtataataatagagaaaaagagacagcaaagagacatcaggcaaatattttagcagtattgCAACACGCTACGGGAGGAAGCCCAAGGGGACGAGGACGGGGCCGGGGTGGTATGGGTCGAGGAAGGggcataattcagcagaatttgggaaggggagcaatgggaggattGGGAAATCCCTTCGGGGGGCAAGGAAAATTGGGTCCTAATCAATGCGCCTTCTGCAGACAGTtaggtcactggaaaaatgaatgtccagTCAAATGGGGAATGGGTAATGTGGGGAATGTAAATCCTATGGGAAACGCAGGAGCTACCACGGGGCCGGTAGATGTCGTTCAAGCATTTGTGTTAGGCAActatcaaaatcagagctgactagatcaggatctgaaggtagtattggaggtagggggacaagaacgagaatttagagttgatacgggagcaacacattcggttttgaatacaaaattagggttattaagtgatgcaaaaattcaagtaataggggcaactgggcaagtagaagagaggacatttttgcagccgttagacataaaattcggaggaaaagaatttgatcatcaattcctgtatatgcctaattgcccagagtcactgtttggaagagatctgttatctcttctaaatgtgagaatattatttgaaggaggacgagtgaaattagaaattcctgataaagaAATATCTAGACTATTTGTGATTAAGGAGGTAGAGCCCACCCCAATTCCTGAAGAGGTTGAACAGGCAGTGGTACCTTGGGTTTGGGAAACCGGCACTCCAGGTAAGTCTAAGGCAGCTCAACCAGTAGTGGTTGAGCTAAAGGAGGGAGTCCAACCGGTAAGGATTAGACAATATCCGATTAAGTTAGAAGCTAGGAAAGGAGTAGCCCCCATGATTGCTCAATTCTTAAtccaaggtattttgcaagaatgtgagtcagaatttaataccccaatttttccagtacGAAAACCCAATGGTAAATATAGGTTAGTTCAGGATCtgagagctataaataatataaccaaggatatccacccagtggtggcaaacccctatactttgttaacatctgtgtctgaaagatttcaatggtttacagtaattgatttaaaagacgctttcttctgcatccctctggcatttgaaagtaggaaatattttgcattcgagTGGGAAGACCCTGACTCTGGCCGGAAGAAACAGCTTACTTGGACACGACTTACgcaaggattcaagaattcccccacaatatttgggaaccagttagccaaggaattggaggaatggaaaacaacacaggtaaaagaatctcccttttctcatgtaatacttcaatatgtagatgacattttcctggccacagaagaaagggacatttgcctaaatttaactataagcttattgaacatgctaggccaggctggatatcgGGTCTCGAAAGAAAAGGCCCAACTCATCCGGACAAGTGTGTtatatttgggctgtgaaataacacaaggaGTAAGGCGATTAGGAGCAAATAGAATTGAAGCCATCTGCACCATACCTATTCCCCGAAATCATCAGGAACTAAGATCCTTTCTAGGAATGGTAGGATGGTGCCGGCTGTGGATACCGAATTTCGGACTCCTGGCCAAACCCTTATATGAGGCACTAAAAGAGACACAGTTACGGTGggacaagccacagcagaatgcGTTCCAAGGGCTAAAGCAAGCACTAAAAGAAGCCCCGGCATTGGGACTACCTGATTTAACTAAGGACTTtcaattatatgtaaatgagagacagagactggctTTAGGAGTACTCACGCAAAAGTTGGGATCATGGAAGCGTCCGGTCGGCTATTTTTCGAAACAACTAgatgcagtcagctctggatgGCCGTCCTGTTTGCGAGCCGTGGCAGctactgtactattgattcaggaatcaagaaaattgactttgggtaagaaaatagaagtgtttgtgcctcacatggtgataacagttctggaacaaaaaggggggcattggttgtcctccagcagaatgttgcaatatcaagcaatattaagggaacaagatgatgttgagctaaaagtaactaaccatatcaatccagcagaatttctccgcagtgagcaggaagaaggcgaATTGACCCACGACTGTGTGGAAGTCATTGAACAAGTCTTCGCTAGCCGCACTGACCTGAAAGACGTGCCATTGGAGTCTCCGGACTGGGAACTGTTTACAGATGGATCCAGTTTCGTCGAGAATGGGACCAGGTATGCGGGTTATGCGGTGGTAACGCTTCTCCAGGTCGTGGAAGCTAAAGCCCTCACCCCGGGAACATCAgcgcagaaagcagagattgtggctttgattcgcgccttggttttgagtcaaggaaagaaggtaaatatatggactgactctaaatatgcatttggagttctgcatgtccatggagcattatggaaagaaagaggactgttaagttctcaagggacatctataaaacatcgaaacgaaatcctatctcttttggatgctgtgcataaaccagctgcagtagcagtaatgcatgtgagaggacatcagaaggaagaaggaaaa
This genomic interval from Cinclus cinclus unplaced genomic scaffold, bCinCin1.1 SCAFFOLD_102, whole genome shotgun sequence contains the following:
- the LOC134057539 gene encoding uncharacterized protein LOC134057539, which encodes MSLLGDGTKKGDVEVIPTSTYVDMWDSPPLRMNCTFRLKNESVFGDRGRTPEVAGAVRELIHSTPAPGDSWGVIDPRPTPRLTDNCNRYLDGFNRERDGVTGNDRTSQGNVEGKSKAAQPVVVELKEGVQPVRIRQYPIKLEARKGVAPMIAQFLIQGILQECESEFNTPIFPVRKPNGKYRLVQDLRAINNITKDIHPVVANPYTLLTSVSERFQWFTVIDLKDAFFCIPLAFESRKYFAFEWEDPDSGRKKQLTWTRLTQGFKNSPTIFGNQLAKELEEWKTTQVKESPFSHVILQYVDDIFLATEERDICLNLTISLLNMLGQAGYRVSKEKAQLIRTSVLYLGCEITQGVRRLGANRIEAICTIPIPRNHQELRSFLGMVGWCRLWIPNFGLLAKPLYEALKETQLRWDKPQQNAFQGLKQALKEAPALGLPDLTKDFQLYVNERQRLALGVLTQKLGSWKRPVGYFSKQLDAVSSGWPSCLRAVAATVLLIQESRKLTLGKKIEVFVPHMVITVLEQKGGHWLSSSRMLQYQAILREQDDVELKVTNHINPAEFLRSEQEEGELTHDCVEVIEQVFASRTDLKDVPLESPDWELFTDGSSFVENGTRYAGYAVVTLLQVVEAKALTPGTSAQKAEIVALIRALVLSQGKKVNIWTDSKYAFGVLHVHGALWKERGLLSSQGTSIKHRNEILSLLDAVHKPAAVAVMHVRGHVSPVTPHLEQKPNYSLEDERLARLVNAQKNALGWYVTDIGLYKEQSCSEEADSIRKITVHDIQPGDRVYVKNWSTDPLKESWEGPRQVIMTTFTAAKVEGINNWIHYTRIKKVPTHWEVQPLSSTKMVIRAKPTDPRPTS